A genomic region of Pseudomonas sp. KU43P contains the following coding sequences:
- a CDS encoding AraC family transcriptional regulator, with the protein MLHSHLTTLNAVSLILNLFLEDGCEATELLAGSGIGPADLVHADARITTQQELQVCANAVARREDIGLELGRRMHVSCYGMLGYALLSSATLGDALRLALQYPALLGTVFQLRLIDDGQRVWFSASDYHDSPALAAFNAEFCLVSLKVICDDLLGRSLPLLGARFEHARPGYDALYTRAFQCPLSFADEDNAFAFERCWLDTPLPLADPITHKAMSERCRRLNLEFTGRQAWLGRIRQLLLQQLDAAPGLEGLARQMNCSSRTLRRHLQALGSSYQQLLDELRFERAKQLLADEQIPIYRIAETLGFSETASFRHAFQRWSGVAPSHFRG; encoded by the coding sequence ATGCTGCACAGCCACCTGACCACCCTGAATGCGGTTTCGCTGATCCTCAACCTGTTCCTGGAAGACGGTTGCGAGGCGACGGAGCTGCTCGCCGGTAGTGGCATAGGCCCGGCAGACCTGGTGCATGCCGATGCGCGCATCACCACCCAGCAAGAGCTGCAGGTGTGCGCCAATGCCGTCGCACGGCGCGAAGACATCGGCCTTGAACTGGGCCGGCGCATGCATGTGTCGTGCTACGGCATGCTTGGTTACGCGCTGCTCTCCAGTGCCACTTTGGGTGACGCCTTGCGCCTGGCACTGCAGTATCCGGCACTGCTGGGAACAGTCTTCCAACTGCGCCTGATCGACGATGGCCAACGGGTCTGGTTCAGCGCCAGCGACTATCACGACAGCCCTGCCCTGGCCGCCTTCAATGCCGAGTTCTGCCTGGTATCCCTGAAAGTCATCTGTGACGATCTGCTCGGTCGTTCACTGCCCCTGCTCGGCGCTCGCTTCGAACATGCCCGGCCCGGGTACGACGCGCTCTACACCCGAGCATTCCAATGCCCCTTGAGCTTCGCCGATGAAGACAATGCCTTCGCCTTCGAGCGATGCTGGCTCGACACCCCGTTGCCGCTGGCCGATCCGATCACCCACAAGGCCATGAGCGAACGCTGCCGGCGTCTGAACCTTGAGTTCACCGGGCGCCAGGCCTGGCTGGGCAGGATCCGCCAGCTATTGCTGCAGCAATTGGACGCCGCGCCGGGCCTTGAAGGCCTGGCGCGGCAGATGAACTGCTCGTCGCGGACCTTGCGCCGGCATTTACAGGCGCTCGGAAGCAGCTATCAGCAACTGCTCGATGAGCTCCGCTTCGAAAGAGCCAAGCAGTTGCTGGCTGATGAACAGATACCGATCTACCGGATTGCCGAGACATTGGGTTTCAGTGAAACCGCCAGTTTTCGGCATGCGTTTCAGCGTTGGAGCGGGGTTGCACCGAGCCATTTTCGTGGCTGA
- a CDS encoding histone deacetylase family protein, whose protein sequence is MLTIYSDDHRLHHGRCELIDGKLMPCFEMPSRADHVLEQVKKRNLGEIKGPTDFGRTPLQRIHSADYLDFFEGAWARWAALGHEGDLLPFTWPARTLRQVKPTGLHGELGYYSFDAGAPITAGTWQAAYSAAQVALTAQAAIQQGAHSAFALCRPPGHHAAAEVMGGYCYLNNAAIAAQAFLDQGQAKVAILDVDYHHGNGTQDIFYQRSDVFFASIHGDPQAEFPFFLGYADETGEGAGEGCNINYPLPAGSDWVAWSAALEDACQRIADYNADVLVISLGVDTFKDDPISQFKLDSPDYLEMGKRIAQLGKPTLFVMEGGYAVEEIGINAVNVLEGFQCAQPGAR, encoded by the coding sequence ATGCTGACAATCTATTCCGATGACCACCGCCTGCACCACGGCCGCTGCGAGCTGATCGACGGCAAGCTGATGCCGTGCTTCGAAATGCCTTCGCGCGCCGACCACGTGCTCGAGCAGGTGAAAAAGCGCAACCTCGGCGAAATCAAAGGCCCGACCGACTTCGGCCGCACGCCCTTGCAGCGCATCCACAGCGCCGACTACCTCGACTTCTTCGAAGGCGCCTGGGCCCGCTGGGCCGCGCTGGGCCACGAAGGCGATCTGCTGCCCTTCACCTGGCCAGCGCGCACCCTGCGCCAGGTCAAACCGACCGGGCTGCACGGCGAGCTGGGCTACTACAGCTTCGACGCCGGCGCCCCGATCACCGCCGGCACCTGGCAAGCCGCCTACAGCGCGGCGCAAGTGGCCCTCACCGCCCAAGCCGCGATCCAGCAAGGCGCTCACTCGGCCTTTGCCTTGTGCCGTCCACCAGGGCACCACGCCGCAGCCGAAGTCATGGGCGGCTACTGCTACCTGAACAACGCGGCCATCGCCGCCCAGGCCTTCCTGGACCAGGGCCAGGCCAAAGTGGCCATCCTTGATGTCGACTACCACCACGGCAACGGCACCCAGGACATCTTCTACCAGCGCAGCGACGTGTTCTTCGCTTCGATCCACGGCGACCCACAAGCCGAATTCCCGTTCTTCCTCGGTTATGCCGATGAAACCGGCGAGGGCGCAGGCGAAGGTTGCAACATCAACTACCCACTGCCGGCCGGCAGTGACTGGGTTGCCTGGAGCGCCGCGCTGGAAGACGCCTGCCAGCGCATCGCCGACTACAACGCCGATGTACTGGTGATCTCCCTGGGCGTGGACACCTTCAAGGACGACCCGATCTCGCAGTTCAAACTGGACAGCCCGGATTACCTGGAAATGGGCAAGCGCATCGCGCAGCTCGGCAAGCCGACCCTGTTCGTGATGGAAGGCGGCTACGCTGTGGAAGAAATCGGCATCAACGCAGTCAACGTGCTGGAAGGCTTCCAGTGCGCCCAGCCAGGAGCCCGGTAA
- a CDS encoding polyamine ABC transporter substrate-binding protein: protein MVRLKRLLAPFIAATLFTGALQAQAEQRTLRVYNWFDYITPQTLSDFQKDSGVKLIYDIFDTNEALEAKLLTGNSGYDVVVPSNVFLAKQIEAGVFQPLDRSKLPNWQHLDPALMKLIEANDPGNKYAVPYMYGTVLIGFNPDKVKAVLGDNAPVDSWDLIFKEENIAKLKQCGVALLDSPSEILPLALKYLGLDPNSGKPDDYKKAEALLLKIRPHVTYFHSSKYMADIANGDICVAVGYSGSFSQAANRARDAKNGVVVDMRLPKEGAPIWFDMLAIPKKAANPEDAHAFINYLLRPEVIAPISDFVGYPNPNKDATDKVSPAIRNNPNLYPTAEAMTKLYTLKPLSREAERARTRAWTKIKSGT, encoded by the coding sequence ATGGTCCGACTCAAGCGTCTGCTCGCCCCGTTCATCGCTGCCACCCTGTTCACCGGTGCCCTGCAGGCCCAGGCCGAACAGCGCACCCTGCGTGTGTACAACTGGTTCGACTACATCACACCGCAGACCTTGAGCGACTTCCAGAAGGACAGCGGCGTCAAGCTCATCTACGACATCTTCGACACCAACGAGGCATTGGAAGCCAAGCTGCTTACCGGCAACTCCGGCTACGACGTGGTAGTGCCGTCCAACGTGTTCCTGGCCAAGCAGATCGAGGCCGGGGTGTTCCAACCGCTGGACCGCAGCAAGTTACCGAACTGGCAGCACCTGGACCCGGCACTGATGAAGTTGATCGAGGCCAACGACCCCGGCAACAAGTACGCCGTGCCCTACATGTACGGCACCGTGCTGATCGGCTTCAATCCGGACAAGGTCAAGGCAGTGCTCGGCGACAACGCGCCGGTGGACAGCTGGGACCTGATCTTCAAGGAAGAGAACATCGCCAAGCTCAAGCAATGCGGCGTGGCGCTGCTCGACTCACCCTCGGAGATCTTGCCACTGGCGTTGAAGTACCTGGGCCTGGACCCCAACAGTGGCAAGCCGGACGATTACAAGAAAGCCGAAGCGCTATTGCTGAAGATTCGCCCCCACGTCACTTATTTCCACTCCTCGAAGTACATGGCGGATATTGCCAACGGTGACATCTGCGTTGCCGTCGGGTATTCCGGCAGTTTCTCCCAGGCCGCCAACCGGGCGCGGGACGCGAAAAATGGTGTGGTGGTGGACATGCGCTTACCCAAGGAAGGTGCACCGATCTGGTTCGACATGTTGGCGATTCCGAAGAAAGCCGCCAACCCGGAAGATGCCCATGCCTTCATCAACTACCTGCTGCGCCCGGAAGTGATCGCACCGATCAGCGACTTTGTCGGCTACCCCAACCCGAACAAGGATGCGACCGACAAGGTCAGCCCGGCTATTCGCAACAACCCGAACCTGTATCCGACTGCCGAGGCGATGACCAAGCTGTACACGCTCAAGCCCTTGTCGCGTGAGGCAGAGCGGGCACGGACGCGGGCCTGGACCAAGATCAAGTCAGGGACATGA
- a CDS encoding PLP-dependent aminotransferase family protein, with protein MSERPVVLPFDPSGIALDPARGLSQQLYQAMRARILDGRLSSGTRLPASRDLARVLVLSRNTVVRAYDQLYAEGFIESRVGDGTYVTQLEKLSTKVSTGLSLGLSTALSTFSSKNTDDLSSEAAGGESLERLKSNHLPPPRTGAPRAFRVGIPAFDLFPFDVWGKLQAAFWRNPDPSKLGYGDPAGELELRELIAAYLRRSRGLTCSAEQIVITHGAQQAISLCAQLLLEKGSCVAVENPGYRAAGHAFALAGAQVVGVPVDNEGLDCAVLDTIRHCRLAYVTPAHQYPTGVTMSLPRRLALLDWAQRNQGWVIEDDYDGEYRYSGAPLAPLAALDRGGRVIYVGTFGKVAFPALRLGYLVLPRPLMEAFSWARALSVRHSEVSTQQVMAQFMIKGYFQQHIRRMRRAALARRDALLKAWPSDIPGVGAMPVVAAGLHLTLPVEGIARERELIEQAEAVGVELSALSSYWLADSPGNDGLRSGLVLGFAAVPEQEIQQAVARLRDAWH; from the coding sequence ATGAGCGAACGCCCCGTCGTACTGCCTTTCGACCCCTCGGGAATTGCGCTCGACCCCGCTAGGGGCCTTAGCCAGCAGCTTTATCAGGCCATGCGAGCGCGGATTCTGGATGGTCGGCTCAGTAGCGGCACACGGCTGCCTGCCAGCCGAGACCTGGCACGGGTACTCGTGTTGTCTCGCAATACCGTGGTGCGGGCCTACGATCAGCTCTATGCGGAAGGCTTCATCGAGAGTCGGGTGGGAGACGGCACTTACGTCACCCAACTGGAAAAACTATCCACAAAAGTATCCACAGGGTTATCCCTTGGGTTATCAACAGCTTTATCCACATTTTCATCCAAGAATACTGATGATTTATCCAGCGAAGCAGCAGGCGGCGAGTCGCTTGAGCGGCTGAAATCCAACCATTTGCCGCCACCCAGAACGGGTGCGCCGCGCGCATTTCGCGTGGGTATTCCTGCATTCGATCTGTTCCCTTTCGACGTCTGGGGCAAGCTCCAGGCGGCTTTCTGGCGAAATCCCGATCCGTCGAAACTTGGCTATGGCGATCCAGCCGGTGAGCTTGAATTGCGTGAACTCATTGCCGCGTATCTGCGAAGGTCGCGTGGGTTGACGTGCAGTGCTGAGCAAATTGTGATCACCCATGGCGCGCAGCAAGCAATCAGCCTTTGTGCACAGTTGCTGCTGGAGAAGGGCAGCTGTGTGGCTGTGGAAAACCCCGGCTATCGTGCGGCAGGCCATGCATTTGCCCTGGCGGGCGCTCAAGTGGTGGGTGTGCCTGTGGATAACGAGGGCTTGGACTGCGCCGTGCTCGACACGATCAGGCACTGTCGACTGGCCTATGTCACTCCAGCCCATCAATACCCCACCGGCGTCACCATGAGCCTGCCGCGCCGGTTGGCATTGCTGGATTGGGCGCAGCGCAATCAGGGCTGGGTGATCGAGGACGACTACGATGGCGAGTACCGCTACAGCGGAGCCCCATTGGCGCCTTTGGCGGCGCTGGATCGGGGAGGGCGGGTGATTTATGTCGGAACGTTCGGCAAGGTCGCTTTCCCTGCCCTGCGGCTTGGCTACCTGGTATTGCCACGGCCGCTGATGGAGGCCTTTTCCTGGGCTCGGGCACTGAGTGTCCGGCATTCGGAGGTCTCAACCCAGCAGGTGATGGCACAGTTCATGATCAAGGGCTATTTCCAGCAGCACATCCGTCGAATGCGGCGGGCGGCCCTGGCTCGGCGCGATGCCTTGCTCAAGGCATGGCCAAGCGATATTCCCGGCGTCGGTGCGATGCCGGTGGTTGCTGCTGGCCTGCACCTGACGCTGCCAGTAGAGGGGATCGCTCGCGAAAGGGAGTTGATCGAACAGGCCGAAGCGGTGGGGGTTGAGCTAAGTGCCTTGAGCAGTTATTGGCTCGCGGATTCACCAGGGAACGATGGCTTACGTTCAGGATTGGTACTGGGTTTTGCTGCCGTCCCGGAACAGGAAATACAGCAAGCCGTTGCCCGGCTTCGAGATGCTTGGCACTGA
- a CDS encoding FMN-binding negative transcriptional regulator, translating to MYNSKPHQEHDLRRLHQHMLDTRLAVLVSHGEQGLLATHLPVLVDTAEGEFGTVYAHLARANRQWQDLERASEAMLVFPGPDAYVSPSYYPSKAENPRVVPTWNYLAVHAYGPAEVIHESAPLLDIVSRLTDRHEQGRSQPWKVDDAPSDYLEGMLRAIVGIRLPIARLQGARKLSQNRSAQDIAGVREGLSSSPDYFDNQLAAQMRQL from the coding sequence ATGTACAACAGCAAGCCCCATCAGGAACACGACCTGCGCCGTCTGCATCAGCACATGCTCGACACCCGCCTGGCCGTGCTGGTCAGCCACGGCGAGCAGGGCTTGCTGGCGACTCACCTACCGGTGCTGGTCGACACCGCCGAAGGCGAATTCGGTACCGTCTACGCTCACCTGGCACGCGCCAATCGCCAATGGCAAGACCTGGAACGCGCAAGTGAAGCAATGCTGGTGTTTCCCGGCCCCGACGCCTATGTCAGCCCCAGCTACTACCCCAGCAAGGCGGAGAATCCCAGGGTGGTACCGACCTGGAACTACCTGGCCGTGCACGCCTATGGCCCGGCCGAGGTGATTCACGAATCTGCGCCGCTGCTGGACATCGTCAGCCGGCTGACCGACCGCCATGAGCAAGGCCGCAGCCAGCCGTGGAAAGTGGACGACGCGCCCAGCGACTACCTTGAAGGCATGCTCCGCGCCATCGTCGGTATCCGCCTGCCAATCGCCCGCCTGCAAGGCGCCCGCAAGCTCAGCCAGAACCGTTCGGCGCAAGACATCGCCGGCGTTCGTGAAGGGTTGAGCAGCAGCCCCGATTACTTCGACAACCAACTCGCGGCGCAGATGCGCCAACTCTGA
- a CDS encoding GNAT family N-acetyltransferase translates to MPSVTLRPVGANDHAAWLALWQAYLRFYETELPEAVSASTWQRLLDPSEPTYSALAWVDGKAVGMVNWIYHRSNWSIENSCYLQDLYVDSSQRGMGIGRQLIEHVYATAKAAKCIKVHWLTHETNATAISLYEQVAERPGFIQFRKGL, encoded by the coding sequence ATGCCCAGCGTTACCCTGCGCCCTGTCGGCGCCAACGACCATGCTGCCTGGCTCGCCCTGTGGCAGGCCTATCTGCGTTTCTATGAGACCGAGTTGCCCGAAGCCGTCAGCGCCAGCACCTGGCAGCGCCTGCTCGACCCCAGCGAGCCGACCTATTCGGCCCTGGCCTGGGTCGATGGCAAGGCGGTGGGCATGGTCAACTGGATCTATCACCGATCCAACTGGAGCATCGAAAACTCGTGCTACCTGCAGGACCTGTATGTGGACAGCTCGCAACGTGGCATGGGTATCGGCCGCCAGTTGATCGAACACGTCTACGCCACGGCCAAGGCGGCCAAGTGCATCAAGGTGCATTGGCTGACCCACGAAACCAACGCCACCGCCATCAGCCTGTACGAACAGGTTGCCGAGCGGCCGGGCTTCATCCAGTTCCGCAAAGGGTTGTAA
- a CDS encoding GNAT family protein has protein sequence MTDALNWKPAAAPMATPLEGRFIRLEKLDPARHADELWEALQGPASDPVLWDYLPYGPFSERAAFDRWLEGNAAGHDPLYYTVIDRVSGQAQGVLTLMSIVPDHGRIEIGHIAFGAPMQRTPKSTEAVYLLGKLSFELGNRRLEWKCNNANARSKRAAERFGFQFEGVFRKHLVVKDHNRDTAWYSITDEEWPQVAAGFERWLSEENQGPEGQVRTLEQCRGG, from the coding sequence ATGACTGACGCACTGAACTGGAAACCAGCTGCCGCACCAATGGCAACGCCCCTTGAAGGCCGTTTCATACGCCTGGAGAAGCTTGACCCTGCACGTCACGCTGATGAGTTGTGGGAAGCACTGCAGGGCCCGGCTTCCGATCCGGTCTTGTGGGACTACCTGCCTTACGGCCCCTTCAGCGAGCGTGCCGCTTTCGACCGTTGGCTCGAAGGCAATGCCGCAGGCCACGACCCGCTGTACTACACCGTCATCGACCGCGTCAGCGGCCAGGCCCAGGGTGTGCTCACGCTGATGTCGATCGTGCCCGACCACGGCCGCATCGAAATCGGCCACATCGCCTTCGGCGCCCCTATGCAGCGCACCCCCAAGAGCACCGAGGCGGTGTACCTGCTGGGCAAATTGAGCTTCGAGCTGGGCAATCGCCGCCTGGAATGGAAATGCAACAACGCCAATGCCCGCTCCAAGCGTGCGGCGGAGCGGTTCGGCTTCCAGTTCGAAGGGGTGTTTCGCAAGCACCTGGTGGTCAAAGACCATAACCGGGATACGGCGTGGTACTCGATTACCGATGAGGAATGGCCGCAGGTAGCAGCGGGGTTCGAGCGATGGCTGAGTGAGGAGAACCAGGGGCCGGAGGGGCAGGTGCGGACGTTGGAGCAGTGTCGCGGAGGCTGA
- the oadA gene encoding sodium-extruding oxaloacetate decarboxylase subunit alpha — MSKKIHVTDTILRDAHQSLLATRMRTEDMLPICDKLDKVGYWSLEVWGGATFDACVRFLKEDPWERLRKLRNALPNTRLQMLLRGQNLLGYRHYSDDVVKAFVAKAAVNGIDVFRIFDAMNDVRNLRVAIEAVKAAGKHAQGTIAYTTSPVHTIEAFVNQAKQMEAMGCDSVAIKDMAGLLTPYATGELVKALKAEQSLPVFIHSHDTAGLAAMCQLKAVENGADHIDTAISSFAWGTSHPGTESMVAALKGSEFDTGLDLELLQEIGLYFYAVRKKYHQFESEFTSVDTRVQVNQVPGGMISNLANQLKEQGALNRMNEVLAEIPRVREDLGFPPLVTPTSQIVGTQAFFNVLAGERYKTITNEVKLYLQGGYGKAPGVVNEQLRRQAIGSEEVIDVRPADLLKPEMAKLRADIGALARCEEDVLTFAMFPDIGRKFLEEREAGTLTPEALLPIPEAGAAVAHGGEGVPTEFVIDVHGETYRVDITGVGVKAEGKRHFYLSIDGMPEEVVFEPLNEFVGGGGSKRKQASAPGHVSTTMPGNIVDVLVKEGDVVKAGQALLITEAMKMETEVQAAIAGKIVAIHVAKGDRVTPGEILIEIEG; from the coding sequence ATGTCCAAGAAAATTCACGTAACCGACACAATCCTGCGCGACGCCCACCAGTCCCTGCTGGCTACCCGCATGCGTACCGAAGACATGCTGCCGATCTGCGACAAGCTCGACAAGGTCGGCTACTGGTCGCTGGAAGTCTGGGGTGGCGCCACCTTCGACGCCTGCGTGCGCTTCCTCAAGGAAGATCCGTGGGAGCGCCTGCGCAAGCTGCGCAATGCCTTGCCCAACACCCGCCTGCAGATGCTTCTGCGCGGCCAGAACCTGCTGGGCTACCGCCACTACAGCGATGACGTGGTCAAGGCGTTCGTGGCCAAGGCTGCAGTCAATGGCATCGACGTGTTCCGTATCTTCGATGCGATGAACGACGTGCGTAACCTTCGCGTGGCCATCGAGGCTGTGAAAGCTGCTGGCAAGCACGCCCAGGGCACCATTGCCTACACCACCAGCCCGGTGCACACCATCGAAGCCTTCGTGAACCAGGCCAAGCAAATGGAAGCCATGGGTTGCGACTCGGTGGCGATCAAGGACATGGCCGGCCTGCTGACCCCCTATGCCACTGGTGAGTTGGTCAAGGCGCTGAAGGCCGAGCAATCGCTGCCGGTATTCATCCATTCGCACGACACCGCCGGCCTGGCCGCCATGTGCCAGCTCAAGGCTGTGGAAAACGGCGCTGACCATATCGACACCGCCATCTCCAGCTTCGCCTGGGGCACCAGCCACCCTGGCACCGAGTCGATGGTCGCCGCCCTCAAAGGCAGCGAATTCGACACCGGCCTGGACCTGGAACTGCTGCAGGAAATCGGGCTGTACTTCTACGCCGTGCGCAAGAAGTACCACCAGTTCGAAAGCGAGTTCACGTCCGTGGATACCCGCGTGCAGGTCAACCAGGTGCCAGGCGGCATGATTTCCAACCTGGCCAACCAGCTCAAGGAGCAGGGCGCGCTCAACCGCATGAACGAGGTGCTGGCAGAAATCCCGCGCGTTCGTGAAGACCTCGGCTTCCCGCCGCTGGTGACCCCGACCTCGCAGATCGTCGGCACCCAGGCGTTCTTCAACGTGCTCGCCGGCGAGCGCTACAAGACCATCACCAACGAGGTGAAGCTGTACCTGCAAGGTGGTTACGGCAAAGCTCCGGGCGTGGTCAACGAACAGCTGCGACGCCAGGCGATCGGCAGCGAGGAAGTGATCGATGTGCGCCCAGCCGACCTGCTCAAGCCGGAGATGGCCAAGCTGCGTGCCGACATCGGTGCCCTGGCCCGTTGCGAGGAAGACGTACTGACTTTCGCCATGTTCCCGGACATTGGCCGCAAGTTCCTCGAAGAGCGTGAAGCTGGCACCCTGACTCCTGAAGCCCTGCTGCCGATCCCGGAAGCTGGCGCCGCTGTAGCCCATGGTGGCGAAGGCGTGCCGACCGAGTTCGTGATCGACGTGCACGGCGAGACTTACCGTGTCGATATTACCGGTGTGGGCGTCAAGGCCGAAGGTAAGCGCCACTTCTACCTGTCGATCGATGGCATGCCGGAAGAAGTGGTGTTCGAGCCGCTTAACGAGTTCGTCGGCGGCGGTGGCAGCAAGCGCAAGCAGGCCAGCGCACCGGGCCACGTCAGCACCACCATGCCGGGCAACATCGTCGATGTGCTGGTCAAGGAAGGCGATGTGGTGAAGGCTGGCCAGGCATTGCTGATCACCGAGGCCATGAAGATGGAAACCGAAGTGCAGGCGGCCATCGCCGGCAAGATCGTGGCCATCCATGTAGCCAAGGGCGATCGTGTCACGCCGGGTGAAATTCTGATCGAGATCGAAGGCTGA
- a CDS encoding acetyl-CoA carboxylase biotin carboxylase subunit, whose product MIKKILIANRGEIAVRIVRACAEMGIRSVAIYSDADRHALHVKRADEAYSIGAEPLAGYLNPRKLVNLAVETGCDALHPGYGFLSENAELAEICAERGIKFIGPAADVIRRMGDKTEARRTMIQAGVPVTPGTEGNVADIHEALSEGERIGYPVMLKATSGGGGRGIRRCNSREELEQNFPRVISEATKAFGSAEVFLEKCIVNPKHIEAQILGDSFGNVVHLFERDCSIQRRNQKLIEIAPSPQLTPEQRAYIGDLAVRAAKAVNYENAGTVEFLLADGEVYFMEMNTRVQVEHTITEEITGIDIVREQIRIASGLPLSVKQEDIHHRGYALQFRINAEDPKNNFLPSFGKITRYYAPGGPGVRTDTAIYTGYTIPPFYDSMCLKLVVWALTWEEAMDRGLRALDDMRVQGVKTTAAYYQEILRNPEFRSGQFNTSFVESHPELTNYSIKRKPEELALAIAAAIAAHAGL is encoded by the coding sequence GTGATAAAAAAAATCCTGATCGCCAACCGGGGTGAAATCGCAGTTCGGATCGTGCGTGCCTGCGCCGAGATGGGCATTCGCTCTGTCGCGATCTATTCCGACGCCGACCGTCATGCATTGCACGTCAAGCGTGCAGACGAGGCCTACAGCATTGGTGCCGAGCCACTGGCCGGCTACCTGAACCCGCGCAAGCTGGTCAACCTTGCTGTGGAAACCGGTTGTGATGCCTTGCACCCGGGTTACGGCTTCCTGTCGGAAAATGCTGAGCTGGCAGAGATCTGCGCCGAGCGCGGAATCAAGTTCATCGGCCCGGCCGCTGACGTCATTCGCCGCATGGGCGACAAGACCGAAGCGCGTCGCACCATGATCCAGGCCGGTGTGCCGGTGACCCCAGGTACCGAAGGCAACGTTGCCGATATCCATGAAGCCCTGAGCGAAGGCGAGCGCATCGGTTATCCGGTCATGCTCAAAGCTACCTCGGGCGGTGGCGGCCGCGGCATTCGCCGTTGCAACAGTCGAGAAGAGCTGGAGCAGAACTTCCCACGGGTCATTTCCGAGGCCACCAAAGCCTTCGGCTCGGCCGAAGTGTTCCTGGAAAAGTGCATCGTCAATCCAAAGCACATCGAGGCGCAGATTCTCGGTGACAGCTTCGGCAACGTGGTCCACCTGTTCGAGCGTGACTGCTCGATCCAGCGCCGTAACCAGAAGCTCATCGAAATTGCCCCAAGCCCTCAGCTCACCCCCGAGCAGCGCGCCTATATCGGCGACCTGGCGGTGCGTGCAGCCAAGGCGGTGAACTACGAGAACGCCGGTACCGTGGAGTTCCTGCTCGCCGATGGCGAGGTGTATTTCATGGAAATGAACACTCGGGTGCAGGTGGAACACACCATCACCGAGGAAATCACCGGTATCGACATCGTCCGGGAGCAGATCCGTATTGCCTCGGGCCTGCCGCTGTCGGTCAAGCAGGAAGACATCCACCACCGGGGTTATGCGTTGCAGTTCCGTATCAACGCCGAAGACCCGAAGAACAACTTCCTGCCAAGCTTCGGCAAGATCACCCGTTACTACGCCCCCGGTGGCCCTGGCGTGCGTACCGACACCGCGATCTACACCGGCTACACCATTCCACCGTTCTACGATTCGATGTGCCTGAAACTGGTGGTATGGGCGTTGACCTGGGAAGAAGCCATGGACCGCGGCCTGCGGGCCCTGGACGACATGCGCGTGCAAGGGGTGAAGACCACCGCCGCGTACTACCAGGAAATCCTGCGCAATCCTGAATTCCGTAGCGGCCAGTTCAACACCAGCTTCGTCGAAAGCCACCCTGAACTGACCAACTACTCGATCAAGCGCAAACCCGAAGAGCTGGCCCTGGCCATCGCCGCCGCCATCGCCGCCCACGCAGGCCTGTGA
- a CDS encoding LysR family transcriptional regulator yields the protein MRKSLMRMTLRQLQIFNEVCDLRSYSRAAEEMALTQPAVSLQIRQLEELVGQPLFEYVGKKLYLTEAAEALQRASHDIFGRLESLDMQLSDMQGSLQGQLKLAIESSAKYFVPHLFAAFKQRHPEVNLTLTVVNRAQAIRRLSDNRDDLIIMSMVPQDMGLEFLPFLNNPIIAVAPPDHPLGKLEQLRLQDLEPHTLLVREQGSGTRKACEEYFKDKRVHFTQTLEVASADAQRECVIAGLGIALLTRHAVNMELATGMLKELPIEELPLYRSWCVVQSKAKRQSPVALAFLAFIRSERALISGLVERFSGKLPPTPATR from the coding sequence ATGCGTAAGTCCTTGATGCGGATGACTTTACGTCAGTTACAAATCTTCAACGAGGTGTGCGACCTACGCTCCTACAGCCGCGCTGCGGAGGAGATGGCACTGACGCAACCCGCCGTTAGTCTACAGATCCGCCAGCTCGAAGAACTGGTGGGCCAGCCGCTGTTCGAGTACGTGGGCAAGAAGCTCTACCTGACCGAGGCGGCCGAGGCACTGCAGCGGGCCAGCCACGATATCTTCGGGCGTCTGGAAAGCCTCGACATGCAGTTGTCGGACATGCAGGGCTCACTCCAAGGTCAGCTCAAACTGGCCATCGAATCCAGCGCCAAGTACTTCGTGCCACACCTGTTCGCTGCCTTCAAGCAACGCCACCCGGAGGTCAACCTGACCCTTACCGTGGTCAACCGTGCGCAGGCAATTCGGCGCCTTTCCGATAACCGTGACGACCTGATCATCATGTCCATGGTGCCCCAGGACATGGGCTTGGAGTTCCTGCCCTTCCTCAACAATCCGATCATTGCCGTGGCACCGCCGGATCACCCGTTAGGCAAGCTTGAGCAGCTGCGCCTGCAGGATCTGGAGCCGCATACCCTGCTGGTCCGTGAACAGGGTTCGGGCACCCGCAAGGCCTGCGAAGAGTACTTCAAGGACAAGCGCGTGCACTTCACCCAGACCCTGGAAGTCGCTTCGGCCGATGCCCAACGCGAATGCGTGATCGCTGGCCTCGGCATCGCGCTGCTGACCCGCCACGCGGTGAACATGGAACTCGCCACGGGCATGCTCAAGGAGTTGCCAATAGAGGAATTGCCGCTGTATCGAAGTTGGTGCGTGGTGCAGTCAAAAGCCAAGCGACAGTCGCCGGTAGCCCTGGCCTTTCTAGCATTCATCCGCAGCGAACGTGCGCTTATCAGCGGGCTTGTTGAGCGTTTTTCGGGGAAACTGCCGCCGACGCCTGCCACACGGTAA